In one window of Cheilinus undulatus linkage group 23, ASM1832078v1, whole genome shotgun sequence DNA:
- the ifrd1 gene encoding interferon-related developmental regulator 1 codes for MPRTKKKNSRGGQHGHVQPFSDEDASIETLSHCSSFSDVTSVADEGGEANEDTAQEDFQYKLKGFIDSTVDKSAKTRQGALDGLKTALATRILYEFISERRMTITDSIERCLKKGKGDEQRAAASLACLLCIQLGSGIESEEVFKTLKPIFKNILADGSANIQARQAVATSLGLCTLVAEDDILDVHTTMECFENLFTRSYARMDGTIPAINPQTSALHTNALLSWALLLTICTANQLRDILRKHLPKLPRLLDSEDVNMRIAAGETIALLFELARDMDAEFEFDDWDELCDKLNALATDCNKHRAKTDKRKQRSVFRDVLKAVEEGDFQTETIRFGTERMTIDSWVRKRTYDAFREFVGSGMNYHLQGNEFIRDVFELGPPMLVDSATMKAMKISRFERHLHNSAAFKARTKARSKFRDKRVDVGEF; via the exons GAGGGCAGCATGGACATGTGCAGCCTTTCAGCGATGAGGATGCCTCCATTGAGACCCTCAGTCATTGCAGCAGCTTCAGTGACGTCACCAGTGTAGCAGATGAAG GTGGAGAGGCCAATGAGGACACAGCCCAGGAGGATTTCCAGTACAAGTTGAAAGGGTTCATAGACAGCACTGTGGACAAGAG TGCTAAGACCAGACAAGGGGCGCTGGATGGGCTTAAGACGGCGCTGGCCACACGGATCCTGTACGAGTTCATCTCTGAGAGGAGGATGACCATCACAGACAGCATCGAACGCTGCCTGAAGAAAG GCAAAGGTGATGAGCAGCGAGCGGCAGCTTCTTTAGCCTGCCTGCTGTGTATCCAGCTGGGCTCGGGCATCGAGAGTGAAGAGGTGTTCAAGACCCTGAAACCCATCTTCAAAAACATCCTGGCAGATGGATCAGCAAACATTCAGGCCAGACAGGCA gTGGCGACAAGTCTGGGCCTCTGTACTTTAGTTGCAGAAGATGACATTTTG GATGTGCACACTACCATGGAATGCTTCGAGAACCTGTTTACCCGGTCCTATGCGCGGATGGATGGTACGATTCCTGCGATTAATCCCCAGACAAGTGCGCTTCACACCAATGCGCTGCTGTCCTGGGCGCTGCTACTCACCATCTGCACCGCCAATCAGCTCAGAGACATCCTGCGCAA ACACCTGCCTAAACTCCCAAGATTGCTTGACAGTGAAGATGTCAACATGAGGATCGCTGCAGGAGAGACAATCGCCCTGCTTTTTGAGCTAGCAAGAGACATGGATGCT GAGTTTGAGTTTGATGATTGGGATGAGCTGTGCGATAAACTCAACGCGCTGGCTACAGACTGTAACAAGCACAGAGCCAAGACGGACAAGAGGAAGCAGCGGTCGGTTTTCAGGGACGTGCTCAAGGCTGTTGAG GAGGGTGATTTTCAGACAGAGACCATCCGCTTCGGGACAGAGCGCATGACTATCGACAGCTGGGTCAGGAAGAGGACCTACGATGCCTTCAGAGAGTTTGTAGGCTCTGGGATGAACTACCACCTGCAG gGTAATGAATTCATCAGAGACGTGTTTGAATTGGGACCACCAATGTTGGTAGATTCAGCCACGATGAAGGCGATGAAGATCTCTCGCTTTGAAAGG CATCTCCACAACTCTGCTGCATTCAAGGCTCGGACCAAGGCCAGGAGCAAGTTCAGGGACAAGAGGGTGGACGTGggagaattttaa